One Roseimicrobium gellanilyticum DNA window includes the following coding sequences:
- a CDS encoding MBL fold metallo-hydrolase produces MKSKRPASSSSRRRFLLGTPAAIGLAHIARTPSVSAQDKPSVSPAPSGKAHYICVTCGIQFAETEAAPKECPICQDERQYVGLNGQEWTTLDTMRRGGWKNIFKEQEPNIIGIGAEPKIGIGQRALLVRTPKGNILWDCISYLDDEAIREVKKLGGISAIAISHPHYYTAMVEWSRAFGGVPIHLHEADKQWVLRPDPAIQFWKGETKSLGDGLTLINTGGHFDGFQVLHWRDGAEGKGVLLAGDQPQVVSDRRWVSFMYSYPNYIPLNKPAIERIVKALDPFEYDRIYGAFWPGVVAKDGKGAVKRSAERYLKAIV; encoded by the coding sequence ATGAAATCCAAGAGACCTGCTTCCTCTTCCTCACGCCGTCGATTTCTCCTTGGCACGCCCGCCGCGATTGGTCTGGCACACATTGCACGTACTCCTTCCGTGAGCGCACAGGATAAACCCTCCGTATCGCCAGCGCCTTCCGGCAAGGCGCACTACATCTGCGTCACCTGCGGCATTCAATTTGCGGAAACAGAGGCCGCGCCCAAGGAGTGTCCGATCTGCCAGGATGAAAGGCAGTATGTGGGACTCAATGGCCAGGAATGGACCACGCTCGATACCATGCGGCGCGGAGGATGGAAGAACATCTTCAAGGAACAGGAGCCAAATATCATCGGCATCGGCGCTGAGCCAAAGATTGGAATCGGCCAGCGTGCGCTGCTGGTACGCACACCCAAGGGCAATATCCTGTGGGACTGCATCAGCTACCTGGATGACGAGGCGATTCGTGAGGTGAAGAAACTGGGAGGCATCTCAGCCATTGCCATCTCCCACCCACACTACTATACGGCGATGGTGGAGTGGAGCCGCGCCTTTGGTGGTGTACCGATTCACCTGCATGAAGCCGACAAGCAATGGGTGCTGCGGCCGGATCCGGCCATCCAGTTCTGGAAAGGAGAAACCAAATCCCTGGGTGATGGCCTCACGCTCATCAACACGGGCGGTCACTTCGATGGCTTCCAGGTGTTGCACTGGCGGGATGGTGCGGAAGGGAAGGGCGTGCTCCTGGCCGGAGATCAACCTCAGGTGGTTTCGGATCGGCGTTGGGTGAGCTTCATGTACAGCTATCCCAACTACATCCCGCTCAACAAGCCAGCCATTGAACGCATCGTGAAGGCGCTGGATCCGTTCGAGTACGATCGCATCTATGGCGCCTTCTGGCCGGGTGTAGTGGCGAAGGACGGGAAGGGGGCGGTGAAGAGATCCGCTGAAAGATATCTCAAGGCGATTGTGTGA
- a CDS encoding alpha/beta hydrolase family esterase: MRLPRTRYSPVTCLLLALLAASSLYVEAEPPTARQRLQQALQLPESLGAASYTVEGVAREALIYAPASAKSSPTPVVFVFHGHGGNARQAARSFGIYHEWPEAISVYMQGLPTKGQLTDPEGKKNGWQGREGLEGNRDLKFFDAVLAKLKTDYKVDSKRIYSTGHSNGGGFTYMLWAERGDVFAAMAPSAAAAPFSMPKLKPKPAMHLAGETDPLVKYEWQVKTMEAVRKLNGCESQGKAWNEVGTAYPSLTGTPFVSLIHPGGHQFLQDAPPLIVKFFKEHPASSTTSSVDTVKK; the protein is encoded by the coding sequence ATGAGACTTCCCAGGACTCGCTATTCCCCTGTTACCTGCCTGCTGCTGGCCCTGCTGGCGGCTTCATCACTGTACGTCGAAGCGGAGCCCCCAACGGCCCGTCAGCGCTTGCAGCAGGCCCTGCAGCTTCCAGAGAGTCTGGGGGCGGCATCCTACACCGTGGAGGGCGTAGCCCGTGAGGCGCTGATCTACGCTCCCGCATCGGCAAAATCATCACCCACCCCGGTCGTGTTTGTTTTCCATGGTCATGGTGGTAATGCCAGGCAGGCGGCGCGCAGCTTCGGCATCTACCACGAGTGGCCGGAAGCCATCTCGGTCTACATGCAGGGGCTGCCCACCAAGGGTCAGCTCACGGATCCTGAGGGAAAGAAGAACGGATGGCAGGGACGCGAGGGGCTGGAGGGCAACCGCGATCTCAAATTCTTCGATGCGGTTCTCGCGAAGCTGAAGACGGACTACAAGGTCGACAGCAAACGCATCTACTCCACAGGTCATTCGAATGGCGGTGGATTCACGTACATGCTGTGGGCAGAGCGTGGCGATGTCTTTGCCGCGATGGCTCCTTCAGCCGCAGCCGCCCCTTTCAGCATGCCAAAACTCAAGCCCAAGCCCGCGATGCACCTCGCTGGCGAGACGGATCCTCTGGTGAAGTATGAGTGGCAGGTGAAGACCATGGAAGCCGTGCGCAAACTCAATGGCTGCGAATCTCAGGGAAAAGCGTGGAATGAAGTGGGTACTGCTTACCCCTCACTCACCGGTACTCCCTTCGTGAGCCTCATCCATCCCGGAGGCCACCAGTTCCTCCAAGATGCTCCGCCACTGATCGTAAAGTTCTTCAAGGAGCATCCTGCCAGCAGCACGACTTCATCCGTGGATACGGTGAAGAAGTGA
- a CDS encoding acyltransferase family protein, whose protein sequence is MSHSKSRVRSFSVLCGILAVLVGLVILLQHSSGTLAAWTARIENSKLEPADGGAYAWSIPAKLRQTEIPTSVRLLENGAPLTQAATSNQVREGGRGLFSISLKQVWLSSTDGTDPRQNGRRYEVQVSRNVPKLMLTTAWILIFLGALFLTRGLWGFWIWSALWPGTAQAAAPRPKPAREWSLDAIRGIAIMLVLFAHVPWPKGVPDFPKPLLLMFNRGGWMGVDLFFVLSGYLISGLLLEEWRQNGSVRVGRFLYRRAWKIYPAHWILILATVVAATFVPLQSAEVSIDRITHELLYLQNYLGGVWGHTWSLGVEEQFYLLLAFAFALAVSQRAPSKDGENLRWLPRLALCICLICPALRILRFLHGGHYAYNYAATHLHGDALMWGVLLRYARHARPDVFVRWADRLRWWGPPAIAVLLSPCFAYGRNDWTMTIGLTAVSLATCLLILTLYGWQQRHGSGPVLAPLCFLGRHSYTLYLWHFPLVQVMSPYYLAAPTAPTSMAWFAGYVVATMGISLSVSWLIEAPLLRLRDRLVPSGIGNPATSRG, encoded by the coding sequence ATGTCTCACAGCAAGTCCCGAGTGCGCTCCTTTTCTGTTTTGTGCGGCATTCTGGCAGTGTTGGTGGGACTCGTTATTTTGCTTCAGCATTCGAGCGGGACTCTGGCTGCATGGACGGCCCGTATTGAAAATTCCAAACTGGAACCCGCGGACGGGGGAGCCTATGCCTGGTCGATTCCGGCCAAGCTTCGCCAGACCGAGATTCCTACCTCCGTCCGTTTATTGGAAAATGGAGCGCCCCTGACTCAAGCTGCAACCAGCAATCAGGTGCGCGAAGGGGGCAGGGGACTATTCAGCATCAGCCTGAAGCAAGTCTGGTTGTCATCCACCGATGGTACAGACCCGAGACAGAACGGACGCAGGTACGAGGTCCAGGTTTCCCGCAATGTGCCCAAGCTCATGCTGACCACCGCCTGGATCCTGATCTTTTTGGGTGCTCTCTTTTTGACTCGCGGTCTCTGGGGCTTCTGGATCTGGAGTGCGTTATGGCCGGGAACAGCCCAGGCTGCCGCTCCACGTCCCAAGCCTGCCCGCGAATGGAGCTTGGATGCCATTCGTGGCATCGCGATCATGCTCGTCCTTTTCGCGCACGTGCCCTGGCCCAAAGGAGTGCCAGACTTCCCCAAGCCACTGCTCCTCATGTTCAATCGGGGAGGGTGGATGGGGGTGGACCTTTTCTTTGTACTGAGCGGTTATCTGATCTCGGGTCTCCTGCTGGAGGAGTGGCGGCAGAACGGCTCTGTAAGAGTGGGGCGCTTTCTGTATCGACGGGCATGGAAGATCTATCCAGCACACTGGATTCTGATCCTGGCTACGGTGGTGGCAGCGACTTTTGTCCCGTTGCAGAGTGCGGAAGTATCCATCGATCGGATCACCCATGAGCTTTTGTATCTCCAAAACTATCTGGGAGGTGTTTGGGGACACACGTGGAGCTTGGGTGTGGAGGAGCAGTTCTACCTGCTTCTGGCCTTCGCATTTGCACTCGCAGTTTCCCAAAGGGCTCCCTCGAAAGATGGTGAAAACTTGCGCTGGCTCCCGCGACTCGCACTTTGCATCTGCCTGATCTGCCCGGCACTCAGGATACTGAGATTTCTCCATGGCGGGCATTACGCGTACAACTACGCCGCCACCCATCTTCATGGTGATGCCTTGATGTGGGGTGTGCTGCTTAGATATGCCCGACATGCTCGCCCAGATGTATTTGTCCGCTGGGCAGACAGGCTTCGCTGGTGGGGCCCTCCGGCAATCGCAGTGCTTTTGTCCCCGTGTTTTGCTTACGGCAGGAATGACTGGACCATGACCATCGGCCTGACCGCCGTGTCGCTGGCCACCTGTCTTCTCATCCTCACCTTGTATGGATGGCAGCAGAGACATGGAAGCGGACCTGTGCTGGCTCCGCTGTGTTTTTTGGGGAGGCACTCCTATACGCTCTACCTCTGGCACTTCCCACTCGTCCAAGTCATGAGTCCTTATTACCTTGCTGCCCCCACAGCTCCAACTTCGATGGCATGGTTCGCGGGGTACGTGGTAGCGACCATGGGCATATCGTTGTCAGTGAGCTGGCTCATAGAAGCACCGTTGCTTCGACTGCGGGATCGACTGGTGCCTTCGGGAATTGGCAATCCGGCAACATCACGCGGGTAG
- a CDS encoding phosphatidate cytidylyltransferase: MFTASINWSSQVSQNVMMVVFGVLVVASVVGFILSKTAKSESGKATVSNLNARTKSWWVMVLVIIGALSLSSPGTAIVFGLVSFLALREFLTATPTRRADHWALFVSFFIIVPYQFYLVAVNWYGMFAIMIPVYAFVLIPMLTVLQGDVQDFLERNARTQWGLMVCVYFISHIPMIMNLNVETMRMGPGGLVLFLIAVTQGSDVLQYVWGKLCGKRPIVPKVSPKKTVEGFIGGVATASLIGAGMFRLTPFSPGQAFLVAMLLCITGFFGGLVMSAIKRERGIKDWGTLIEGHGGMLDRIDSLCFSAPVFFHVLRYFFQPD; the protein is encoded by the coding sequence ATGTTCACCGCCTCCATCAACTGGTCCTCCCAAGTCAGCCAAAATGTGATGATGGTCGTCTTCGGCGTACTCGTCGTGGCGAGCGTCGTTGGCTTCATCCTTTCCAAGACTGCCAAGAGTGAGTCTGGAAAGGCCACGGTCTCGAATCTCAATGCGCGCACCAAGAGCTGGTGGGTCATGGTGCTGGTAATCATCGGCGCCCTGTCACTCTCATCGCCCGGCACGGCGATTGTTTTTGGCCTGGTTTCCTTTCTGGCCTTGCGTGAGTTCCTCACCGCGACCCCCACCCGGCGGGCAGATCACTGGGCTCTCTTTGTGAGCTTCTTCATCATCGTGCCCTACCAGTTCTATCTGGTGGCCGTGAACTGGTACGGGATGTTTGCCATCATGATCCCGGTCTATGCCTTCGTGTTGATCCCGATGCTCACAGTATTGCAGGGAGATGTGCAGGACTTTCTGGAGCGGAATGCCCGCACGCAGTGGGGCCTGATGGTGTGCGTGTACTTCATCAGCCACATCCCCATGATCATGAACCTGAACGTGGAGACCATGCGGATGGGCCCCGGCGGGCTGGTGCTCTTCCTCATTGCCGTGACCCAGGGCAGTGACGTTCTGCAGTACGTTTGGGGCAAGTTGTGTGGGAAGCGACCCATCGTCCCGAAAGTGAGCCCTAAGAAGACGGTGGAGGGCTTCATCGGCGGCGTAGCGACGGCGAGCCTGATTGGCGCCGGCATGTTCCGCCTGACCCCCTTTTCCCCGGGGCAGGCCTTTCTGGTGGCCATGCTCCTCTGCATCACGGGCTTCTTCGGGGGGCTCGTGATGTCCGCCATCAAGCGGGAGCGCGGCATCAAGGACTGGGGCACCCTGATTGAGGGGCATGGGGGCATGCTGGATCGCATTGATTCCCTGTGCTTTTCAGCCCCTGTTTTCTTCCATGTCCTGCGCTACTTTTTCCAACCGGACTAA
- a CDS encoding lysophospholipid acyltransferase family protein produces MWLRSSSVFLIRLITGVNPVWVDCPAPCGQLRVYFANHGSHLDFATLWAALPAAARECTRPVAARDYWGKTAANRAIAVGLFNSLLIAREGITRKDNPIEQMATAMREGNSLILFPEGTRSPDGTMCEFKPGLYHLAAKVPEAEFVPVYLQNLNRILPKGHLLPIPLLSSVVFGAPLKLEPGEKKQDFLKRTKEAVVNLMPHATHA; encoded by the coding sequence ATGTGGCTCCGTTCCAGCTCTGTCTTCCTAATCCGGCTCATCACCGGGGTGAATCCCGTTTGGGTGGATTGCCCTGCGCCCTGCGGGCAGCTTCGCGTGTATTTCGCGAACCACGGCAGCCACCTTGACTTCGCCACGCTCTGGGCGGCTCTGCCGGCAGCGGCCCGTGAGTGTACCCGCCCCGTCGCCGCTCGCGACTACTGGGGCAAGACCGCAGCAAATCGCGCGATCGCTGTAGGCCTTTTCAATTCGTTGTTGATTGCCCGGGAAGGCATCACGCGAAAAGACAACCCCATCGAGCAGATGGCCACGGCCATGCGGGAGGGCAACTCACTCATCCTCTTCCCAGAGGGCACGCGGAGTCCAGACGGCACCATGTGCGAATTCAAGCCGGGGCTCTACCATCTCGCGGCCAAGGTGCCGGAAGCGGAATTCGTTCCGGTGTATCTGCAGAACCTGAACCGCATCCTGCCGAAGGGGCATCTGCTTCCCATTCCTCTGCTCAGCAGCGTGGTCTTTGGGGCACCGCTCAAGCTTGAGCCTGGAGAGAAGAAGCAGGACTTCCTGAAACGCACCAAGGAGGCGGTGGTGAATCTGATGCCGCATGCGACGCATGCATGA
- a CDS encoding CDP-alcohol phosphatidyltransferase family protein has product MEPTDLGTGSRRELKSRNTKWAQALARKVDAMGITPNAVSVLSILFAIAGAALMMTVSYACCKTAATFMWIGAAACIQLRLLCNLIDGMVAIEGGKKSVVGGLYNEVPDRIADPLFLMAAGYCNDWVIKLWDIPLGWVAAVLALMTAYIRVLGGTLLGTQSFIGPMAKQHRMAVLTLACLLSIGELWFRQDAKPAEAVMTVALAVIVVGSLVTCWRRLRLISAELHKKASNTP; this is encoded by the coding sequence ATGGAGCCAACCGACCTTGGAACCGGAAGCCGCCGCGAACTCAAATCACGCAATACCAAGTGGGCCCAGGCATTGGCCCGGAAAGTGGATGCCATGGGCATCACGCCGAACGCAGTTTCGGTATTGAGCATCCTCTTCGCCATCGCGGGAGCGGCCCTCATGATGACGGTGAGCTACGCCTGCTGCAAAACCGCGGCCACGTTCATGTGGATCGGCGCTGCCGCCTGCATCCAGCTTCGACTCCTGTGCAATCTGATCGACGGCATGGTGGCCATCGAGGGAGGCAAGAAGAGCGTGGTGGGCGGTCTCTACAATGAAGTGCCGGACCGCATCGCGGACCCCCTCTTTCTGATGGCTGCGGGTTATTGCAACGACTGGGTCATCAAGCTCTGGGACATCCCACTGGGCTGGGTTGCGGCCGTACTGGCGCTCATGACGGCCTATATCCGGGTGCTCGGAGGTACCCTGCTGGGCACCCAGAGTTTCATCGGCCCCATGGCAAAACAGCACCGCATGGCCGTGCTCACGCTGGCCTGCCTGCTGAGCATCGGAGAGCTGTGGTTCCGTCAGGATGCCAAGCCTGCGGAGGCCGTCATGACCGTCGCCCTTGCCGTCATTGTGGTCGGCAGTCTTGTCACTTGCTGGAGGAGACTTCGTCTCATTTCAGCGGAATTGCACAAGAAGGCATCCAATACTCCTTGA
- a CDS encoding arsenate reductase ArsC, whose amino-acid sequence MEARTLKVLFVCVRNAARSQMAEAWLNHLHPDLAHAKSAGFEPGILDPMTVQVMKEAGIDISHSPTKGVLDLFTKGERFDRVIGVSDQSADERCPLFPGLTERLFWSFPNPAHFEGTQEEKLAQTRALRDDIKAHIEKWAADEKERLAAVTAPV is encoded by the coding sequence ATGGAAGCTCGTACCCTCAAGGTCCTGTTCGTGTGCGTTCGCAATGCGGCCCGCAGCCAGATGGCGGAGGCTTGGCTGAATCACCTCCATCCTGACTTGGCCCATGCGAAAAGCGCTGGTTTTGAACCCGGTATCCTGGACCCCATGACCGTGCAGGTCATGAAGGAGGCAGGCATCGACATTTCCCATAGCCCTACCAAGGGTGTGCTGGACCTTTTCACCAAGGGCGAACGTTTCGACCGCGTCATCGGGGTCAGTGACCAGAGCGCGGATGAACGCTGCCCGCTCTTCCCCGGCCTCACGGAGCGCCTTTTCTGGAGTTTCCCCAATCCCGCCCACTTCGAGGGGACTCAGGAGGAAAAGCTGGCCCAGACCCGGGCTCTGCGGGACGACATCAAAGCGCACATCGAGAAGTGGGCAGCCGACGAAAAGGAACGGTTGGCGGCTGTCACGGCTCCGGTCTGA
- a CDS encoding cupin domain-containing protein has product MSDEIASRRFVTAAEKVDFLSPWTLEEWLCRGDIVKNEQLLMVRANMEPGKDHPFHTHPTREEIIYIVSGRAEQWVGKEKRILGPGEIAFIPMGEVHGTYNPFNERLVFLAILSPANAADPAIVDVSEQEPWKSLRD; this is encoded by the coding sequence ATGTCTGACGAAATCGCTTCACGCCGCTTTGTGACCGCCGCCGAGAAGGTGGATTTTCTTTCCCCGTGGACCCTCGAAGAATGGCTCTGCCGTGGCGACATTGTGAAGAACGAGCAACTCCTCATGGTGCGGGCAAACATGGAGCCGGGAAAGGACCATCCCTTCCACACGCATCCGACCCGGGAGGAGATCATCTACATCGTCTCCGGTCGTGCGGAACAGTGGGTGGGCAAGGAAAAGCGAATCCTCGGTCCTGGTGAGATTGCCTTCATCCCGATGGGGGAAGTGCATGGCACCTACAATCCCTTCAACGAACGCCTCGTCTTCCTCGCCATCCTTTCCCCGGCCAATGCTGCGGATCCTGCGATTGTGGATGTGAGCGAGCAGGAGCCGTGGAAGTCGCTGCGGGACTAG
- a CDS encoding cupin domain-containing protein produces MEATSASASPIPTSTGPLLVRHQGHTPRERSTCGWRDRLISREDAALSPAAWAHAVDIDGAKLHYHKRSTELYYVLEGSGSVLLDGVEQEVHAGSLVHIPPGVVHGARGRMRVLVVGIPDIAEDDYFEP; encoded by the coding sequence ATGGAAGCCACCAGTGCCAGTGCCTCCCCCATCCCGACTTCCACCGGTCCCCTGCTGGTGCGTCATCAGGGCCACACTCCCCGCGAGCGCAGCACGTGTGGCTGGCGCGACCGCCTCATCAGCCGGGAAGATGCAGCCCTCTCACCTGCCGCATGGGCTCATGCGGTGGACATCGATGGAGCAAAGCTGCACTACCACAAGCGCTCCACCGAACTCTACTATGTGCTGGAAGGCAGCGGCAGCGTATTGCTGGATGGCGTAGAACAGGAGGTCCACGCCGGCTCCCTCGTTCATATCCCGCCGGGCGTGGTCCATGGCGCCCGCGGTCGCATGCGAGTGTTGGTGGTAGGCATCCCGGACATCGCGGAGGATGACTACTTTGAGCCGTGA
- a CDS encoding YfcE family phosphodiesterase has translation MKAAIVSDIHDNIWNLEAILRQIQHSGAEVLLFLGDLCAPFTMGQIAEGFSGPIHLVFGNNDGDPFNISKVASKHPHVTIHGQLAEIEVAGRKVALNHYPDIARRLAESGAYDAVFSGHDHKRYIHKIGRTLWANPGEVMGRFGQPGFGLWDTATMEFSHVDLAR, from the coding sequence ATGAAAGCGGCCATCGTCAGTGACATTCACGACAACATCTGGAACCTCGAAGCAATTCTGCGGCAGATTCAGCACTCGGGAGCCGAGGTGCTTCTGTTCCTCGGGGACCTCTGCGCCCCCTTCACCATGGGGCAGATCGCGGAGGGCTTCAGCGGTCCGATTCATCTGGTCTTCGGAAACAATGACGGGGACCCCTTTAACATCTCCAAGGTGGCCTCCAAGCACCCCCATGTGACCATCCACGGCCAGCTCGCCGAAATTGAGGTGGCCGGCAGGAAGGTGGCGCTGAACCATTACCCGGACATTGCCAGGCGGTTGGCGGAGAGCGGAGCTTATGACGCCGTCTTCAGCGGCCACGACCACAAGCGCTACATTCACAAAATCGGCCGCACCTTGTGGGCAAACCCAGGGGAAGTGATGGGCCGCTTTGGCCAGCCGGGCTTCGGCCTGTGGGACACAGCCACCATGGAATTTTCACACGTGGATTTGGCGCGCTGA
- a CDS encoding rhomboid family protein: MALHDRDYMRGRQSFRWKDLLLPDAVTALILLNVAVFVLQHFFRVAIDETGRPWGAFSLAALLDGRVWTLFTHLFVHQGLVHVLGNCVFIFIAGKAVQALLGAKHFLYIYFLSGVVGAASQAVYGLGVGQAQTVIGATAAAYGTFLALASMLPQESVSAMLHFVLPARLRFWTVAVFAMGVSSVLALLQVTKILPSDISHFAHLGGALAGWWFVRLLGYGGPPVTYERMWHERQRTEEARAFAGVPRRKRTARVAEEPAATLPPVSTREFIAQEIDPLLDKIAEHGLDSLSGEERELLDRAREEIMRRDQSGGASRK; the protein is encoded by the coding sequence ATGGCTCTGCATGACCGAGACTACATGCGTGGGCGGCAGTCCTTCCGCTGGAAGGACCTTTTGCTGCCAGACGCGGTGACAGCATTGATTCTTCTCAATGTGGCGGTCTTTGTGTTGCAGCACTTCTTCCGCGTGGCCATTGACGAAACGGGCCGGCCGTGGGGTGCCTTCTCCCTGGCGGCCCTGCTGGATGGCCGGGTCTGGACGCTCTTTACTCACTTGTTCGTGCATCAGGGGCTGGTGCACGTGTTGGGGAACTGCGTGTTCATATTCATCGCCGGGAAGGCAGTTCAGGCGCTGTTGGGGGCCAAGCACTTCCTGTACATCTACTTTCTTTCTGGGGTGGTTGGGGCAGCCAGCCAGGCCGTTTACGGATTGGGGGTTGGCCAGGCACAGACGGTGATTGGTGCCACCGCCGCGGCGTATGGCACCTTCCTTGCGCTGGCATCCATGCTGCCGCAGGAGTCGGTGAGTGCGATGCTCCACTTCGTACTGCCAGCCCGGTTGCGATTCTGGACGGTGGCGGTGTTTGCCATGGGGGTGTCTTCCGTTCTGGCCCTGCTGCAAGTCACCAAGATCCTGCCCTCGGACATCTCGCACTTTGCGCACTTGGGTGGCGCGCTGGCTGGCTGGTGGTTTGTGCGCTTGCTGGGCTATGGCGGACCGCCGGTGACTTATGAACGCATGTGGCACGAGCGTCAGCGCACGGAAGAAGCCAGGGCCTTTGCCGGAGTGCCGCGCCGCAAGAGGACGGCGAGAGTAGCGGAGGAACCGGCAGCAACCCTGCCACCGGTGAGCACTCGGGAGTTCATCGCGCAGGAGATCGATCCTCTGCTGGACAAGATTGCCGAGCATGGCCTCGACAGCCTGAGCGGCGAGGAGCGCGAATTGCTCGACCGTGCGCGGGAAGAAATCATGCGGCGGGATCAAAGTGGTGGCGCTTCACGGAAGTAA
- the rsmD gene encoding 16S rRNA (guanine(966)-N(2))-methyltransferase RsmD, which yields MRIIAGSAGGIPVKVPPSVTRPTTDRVREAVFSMLGESVVEARVLDLFAGSGGMGLEALSRGAAHATFVEQQGQAAAIVQDNLTRSRLKGGQIVKADAFATLRRLAESGTHFDMIFADPPYAKKPGDVDFGAKLLEDENLRKVLHPNGIFVLECMVTKGDGGAIAGWDVLRDRAYGSTRILILQLPTLTPNDGAIPGAAALQSSPAPDAAGHGAESLEEDEGARGQVG from the coding sequence ATGAGGATCATTGCAGGAAGTGCCGGGGGCATACCGGTCAAAGTTCCCCCGAGCGTGACACGCCCCACCACGGACCGCGTGCGTGAAGCCGTATTCTCCATGTTGGGCGAGTCGGTGGTGGAAGCACGGGTGCTGGATCTTTTCGCCGGCTCTGGAGGCATGGGACTGGAAGCACTCAGCCGGGGGGCCGCGCACGCAACATTCGTGGAGCAGCAGGGACAGGCAGCGGCCATTGTTCAGGACAATCTCACCCGCTCCCGCTTGAAGGGCGGCCAGATCGTGAAGGCCGACGCTTTTGCGACCTTGCGACGACTCGCGGAAAGTGGCACGCATTTCGACATGATCTTTGCCGATCCGCCCTACGCCAAGAAGCCGGGTGACGTGGATTTTGGAGCAAAGCTCCTGGAAGATGAGAACCTGCGCAAGGTGCTCCACCCAAACGGCATCTTCGTACTGGAATGCATGGTGACAAAGGGCGATGGCGGGGCTATCGCCGGATGGGACGTCCTGCGCGATCGTGCGTATGGCTCCACCCGCATTCTCATCCTGCAACTTCCGACACTGACTCCCAACGATGGCGCGATTCCTGGTGCTGCTGCTCTACAATCTTCTCCAGCCCCTGATGCTGCTGGCCATGGCGCCGAAAGCCTGGAAGAAGATGAAGGCGCGCGGGGGCAAGTCGGCTGA